A window of the Cystobacter fuscus genome harbors these coding sequences:
- a CDS encoding TIGR02996 domain-containing protein — translation MLKQSLTQAAANGDWRTVLAQLLDAWRAAPHRELADRIAAVGAKLGAGTWDTVATKPDPTVLSALLDTLLDKGSVKARARLEAMEAWPEDPRIDRWVADRYADPPFTSTGARPFWTRLLPLARRVRDARAAETLAKARTGFDRSILHEEFLGRHLDSLQFQLSAVTDAELSADLREALPGIDAALRSETEAAKPRRSADAEALLAQVLAKPEDDEARAVLADVLQEAGHPRGELIALQLEATRRTLTPAEAKRERQLIKSARKELLGPLDEVLKPDCAFSRGFLSRAALKQGNSGALASAIEKTAGHPLWATVEHLEGKGDSSITPHEVMRSLRSLAHSSVGIKRLARMPKLEALVDDSHSEDWLALAQTQEAFPRLRELDVQLFPRQARDFLLSPLVARLERLQVRLDLPGHDPSIAEAALQWLALVPRLNVPDLTFRMVRYSTKDWSSGYQFVRDASGQLSVRVFTTAMNEPHEALVQADVLRGLDEIVKLKPASLVVAHQLRTDVRTAVEARARELGATLET, via the coding sequence ATGCTGAAGCAGTCCCTCACGCAGGCCGCGGCCAACGGTGACTGGCGCACCGTGCTCGCGCAGCTCCTCGACGCCTGGCGGGCCGCGCCGCACCGCGAGCTGGCGGACCGCATCGCCGCCGTGGGCGCGAAGCTCGGCGCCGGGACCTGGGACACCGTCGCGACGAAGCCGGACCCCACGGTGCTGTCGGCGCTGCTCGACACCCTCCTCGACAAGGGCTCCGTCAAGGCACGCGCGCGGCTCGAAGCGATGGAGGCCTGGCCGGAGGACCCGCGTATCGACCGCTGGGTGGCGGACCGGTACGCGGACCCGCCCTTCACGAGCACCGGCGCACGTCCCTTCTGGACACGGCTGCTGCCACTGGCGCGCCGCGTCCGGGATGCACGGGCCGCGGAGACGCTCGCCAAGGCTCGCACGGGCTTCGACCGCTCGATTCTTCATGAAGAGTTCCTCGGCCGTCACCTCGACAGCCTCCAGTTCCAACTGAGCGCCGTGACGGACGCGGAGCTCTCTGCCGACCTCCGCGAGGCCCTGCCGGGAATCGACGCCGCGCTCCGCTCGGAGACCGAGGCCGCGAAGCCCCGCCGCTCGGCAGATGCCGAGGCGCTGCTCGCACAGGTGCTCGCGAAGCCGGAGGACGACGAGGCGCGCGCCGTGCTCGCGGACGTCCTGCAGGAGGCCGGACATCCTCGCGGGGAGCTCATCGCCCTCCAGCTCGAAGCGACCCGCCGCACGCTCACCCCCGCGGAGGCGAAGCGCGAGCGGCAGCTCATCAAGTCGGCGCGCAAGGAACTGCTCGGCCCGCTCGACGAGGTGCTGAAGCCCGACTGCGCCTTCTCGCGCGGCTTCCTCTCCCGCGCGGCGCTGAAGCAGGGCAACTCAGGTGCGCTCGCGAGCGCCATCGAGAAGACCGCCGGCCACCCGCTGTGGGCCACCGTCGAGCACCTCGAGGGCAAGGGCGACTCCAGCATCACCCCGCACGAGGTGATGCGCTCACTGCGCTCCCTCGCGCACAGCAGCGTCGGCATCAAGAGGCTGGCCCGGATGCCGAAGCTGGAGGCGCTCGTCGATGACAGTCACTCCGAGGACTGGCTCGCGCTCGCCCAAACGCAGGAGGCCTTCCCGCGGCTCCGCGAGCTCGACGTCCAGCTCTTCCCGCGACAGGCGCGCGACTTCCTCCTGTCGCCTCTCGTCGCGCGCCTGGAACGGCTCCAGGTGCGGCTGGACCTTCCAGGTCATGACCCGTCCATCGCCGAGGCCGCGCTGCAATGGCTTGCACTCGTGCCGAGGCTGAACGTCCCCGACCTCACCTTCCGCATGGTCCGCTACAGCACCAAGGACTGGAGCAGCGGCTACCAGTTCGTCCGGGACGCCTCGGGACAACTCTCCGTCCGCGTCTTCACCACCGCGATGAACGAACCCCACGAGGCGCTCGTGCAGGCCGATGTACTGCGCGGCCTGGATGAGATTGTGAAGCTGAAGCCCGCGAGCCTCGTCGTCGCCCATCAACTGCGCACGGACGTCCGGACCGCCGTCGAGGCGCGGGCGCGCGAGCTCGGGGCCACGCTGGAGACCTGA
- a CDS encoding tyrosine-type recombinase/integrase translates to MGAKRNPKSKSPAGRKRAAGQEELPLDNNPTLGQVTGWYERTVLPHLAKRTGDSQRSVLRQAVAALPTHPDGRHLVDWLHGRMERGELMASSANKALKVLKHVYRRYADHRWCPQPFARVRAFPEENQAPRSLEDADTTFPRFLAACRDDRERAWLCVLRYLGLRRGEVLGLEPRHLSLADLDKATLAVEQQRQPDYIKPGPLKTAKSRRTLMVPRPLAELLKRVLTQRLRGLKDARGQASRRFVFPYSEAQLTELLERLRAAVPGVLRERERGDHGGDAWHVFRHTRVKDFTGVGTRVEDVAVYLGHTNIRHTQGYMDNFRARVVPEDMQRQYWAAHPPVVAAPGDVEVPVVQHAKSGTTGSDSSVQTARVARRR, encoded by the coding sequence ATGGGCGCCAAGAGGAACCCGAAGTCGAAGTCACCGGCGGGTCGAAAACGAGCCGCTGGGCAGGAAGAGCTACCTCTCGACAACAATCCCACGCTCGGACAGGTGACGGGATGGTACGAGCGCACGGTGCTGCCGCACCTGGCGAAGCGCACGGGCGACAGCCAGCGCTCGGTGTTGCGTCAGGCTGTTGCCGCGCTGCCCACGCACCCGGACGGACGGCACCTTGTGGACTGGCTGCACGGCCGCATGGAGCGCGGCGAACTCATGGCCAGCTCGGCCAACAAGGCGCTGAAGGTGCTCAAACACGTGTACCGGCGCTACGCGGACCACCGCTGGTGTCCACAACCCTTCGCACGAGTGCGGGCCTTCCCGGAGGAGAATCAGGCGCCGCGCTCGTTGGAGGACGCGGACACCACCTTTCCGCGCTTCCTCGCGGCCTGCCGGGACGACCGGGAGCGGGCGTGGCTGTGTGTGCTTCGCTACCTTGGCCTGCGGCGCGGAGAGGTGCTCGGCTTGGAGCCCAGACACCTGTCCCTGGCGGACTTGGACAAGGCGACGCTCGCCGTCGAGCAACAGCGCCAGCCGGACTACATCAAGCCGGGTCCGCTCAAGACGGCGAAGTCACGGCGCACGCTGATGGTGCCACGGCCACTCGCGGAGCTGCTCAAGCGCGTGCTCACCCAACGCCTGCGCGGCCTCAAGGACGCCCGCGGGCAAGCGTCGCGGCGCTTCGTCTTCCCCTACTCGGAGGCGCAGTTGACAGAGTTGTTGGAGCGGCTCCGGGCGGCCGTGCCGGGCGTGCTGCGCGAGCGCGAGCGCGGAGACCATGGTGGAGATGCGTGGCACGTCTTCCGCCACACGCGCGTCAAGGACTTCACGGGCGTGGGCACGCGGGTAGAGGACGTGGCGGTGTACCTGGGGCACACCAACATCCGCCACACGCAAGGGTACATGGACAACTTCCGGGCCCGCGTGGTGCCAGAGGACATGCAGCGCCAGTATTGGGCGGCGCACCCGCCCGTTGTGGCGGCGCCGGGAGACGTGGAAGTTCCGGTGGTTCAACACGCGAAAAGTGGGACCACAGGAAGTGACAGTTCAGTGCAGACGGCCCGAGTGGCCAGGAGGCGGTGA
- a CDS encoding transposase, producing MLLRPSLEVNEVVGGVLAKAVQHSAGGVRLHAFTFASNHFHLLVWARGASLASFMQYLRANLSKKVGRLVDWSGGFWERRYSAEPVLDDTALVGRLRYVLAHGVKEGLVEKCAQWPGLTCLPQLLGAARRLFHWFNWTNGTSHRLLATRAVCTELSLPVVPLFAC from the coding sequence ATGCTGCTGCGCCCCAGCCTGGAGGTGAACGAGGTGGTGGGAGGCGTGTTGGCCAAAGCGGTGCAACATAGTGCGGGCGGCGTGCGGCTACACGCATTCACCTTCGCCTCCAATCACTTCCACCTGCTGGTGTGGGCTCGTGGTGCGTCCCTCGCCTCCTTCATGCAGTACCTGCGCGCCAATCTCTCCAAGAAGGTGGGGCGGTTGGTGGACTGGAGTGGAGGCTTCTGGGAGAGGCGGTACTCGGCGGAGCCGGTGCTGGACGACACGGCGCTGGTGGGCCGGTTGCGCTACGTGCTCGCCCATGGAGTGAAGGAAGGATTGGTGGAGAAGTGCGCCCAGTGGCCGGGCCTCACGTGCCTGCCGCAGTTGCTGGGAGCGGCGCGGCGGCTCTTCCATTGGTTCAACTGGACGAACGGAACATCTCACCGCCTCCTGGCCACTCGGGCCGTCTGCACTGAACTGTCACTTCCTGTGGTCCCACTTTTCGCGTGTTGA
- a CDS encoding glycoside hydrolase family 19 protein, with protein MSRGAWLALVAAAVLGVGVLMWKGKDVVTLAQLRAVMPRLTEARAAELLPWLLAAMREAGVSTPARAAAFLAQLAHESGELRYFEELASGAAYEGRADLGNTQPGDGVRYKGRGPIQLTGRANYRAAGTALGLDLEGSPARVATPAVGFRTAAWYWRSRGLNELADAGRFDDITRRVNGGLNGKAERDAYHAKARAVLGVTA; from the coding sequence GTGAGCCGCGGGGCGTGGCTCGCCCTGGTGGCGGCGGCGGTGCTCGGCGTGGGGGTGCTCATGTGGAAGGGGAAGGACGTGGTGACGTTGGCGCAACTGCGCGCGGTGATGCCACGCCTCACCGAGGCCCGCGCGGCGGAGTTGCTTCCGTGGCTGCTCGCGGCCATGCGTGAGGCGGGGGTGAGCACGCCCGCGCGCGCGGCGGCCTTCCTCGCCCAGCTCGCTCACGAGTCCGGTGAGCTGCGGTACTTCGAGGAACTGGCCAGCGGCGCGGCCTACGAGGGGCGGGCGGACTTGGGCAACACGCAGCCGGGGGACGGCGTGCGCTACAAGGGTCGCGGGCCCATTCAGCTCACCGGTCGCGCCAACTACCGCGCCGCCGGTACGGCGCTGGGGTTGGACTTGGAGGGCAGTCCCGCGCGGGTGGCCACGCCCGCCGTCGGCTTCCGCACGGCCGCGTGGTACTGGCGCTCGCGCGGACTCAACGAGCTGGCGGACGCGGGCCGCTTCGATGACATCACCCGCCGGGTGAACGGCGGACTCAACGGCAAGGCCGAGCGCGACGCCTACCATGCGAAGGCGCGCGCCGTGCTGGGGGTGACGGCATGA
- a CDS encoding type IV secretion system DNA-binding domain-containing protein — protein MLRAHEVNLYVGKRGSRKSTRAKEVLGLCLKAGQRVVVFDPHDEYSQEGRASDEVVLGPLPSRRELWQLKADPSELLEGDASFAVVPGSLRKAEVAKAFSWLAWTVYEAGDLVFAADEMVLFWESSEAQEAMNFLATQGRHAKVPLVLAAQRVVHVPYTARTQVTLLDTGKQDDPDDVAAIAKRCGKDFAEQVPKLKLGERLVWRDE, from the coding sequence GTGCTGCGCGCGCACGAGGTGAACCTGTACGTGGGCAAGCGCGGTAGTCGCAAGTCCACCAGGGCCAAGGAAGTGTTGGGCCTGTGTTTGAAGGCCGGGCAGCGCGTGGTGGTGTTTGACCCTCACGATGAGTACAGCCAGGAGGGCCGTGCCTCGGATGAGGTGGTGTTGGGGCCGCTGCCGAGCCGCCGGGAGTTGTGGCAGCTCAAGGCGGACCCGTCCGAGCTACTGGAGGGAGACGCCTCCTTCGCGGTGGTGCCGGGCTCGCTGCGCAAGGCCGAGGTGGCCAAGGCGTTCTCGTGGCTCGCGTGGACGGTCTATGAGGCGGGAGACCTCGTCTTCGCCGCCGATGAGATGGTGCTCTTTTGGGAGAGCAGCGAGGCACAGGAGGCGATGAACTTCCTGGCCACGCAGGGCCGGCACGCCAAGGTGCCGCTCGTGCTCGCGGCCCAGCGCGTGGTGCATGTGCCGTACACCGCGCGCACCCAGGTGACGTTGCTCGACACGGGTAAGCAGGACGACCCGGATGACGTGGCCGCCATCGCGAAGCGGTGCGGCAAGGACTTCGCGGAACAGGTGCCCAAGCTCAAGCTCGGTGAGCGCCTGGTCTGGCGAGACGAGTAA
- a CDS encoding helix-turn-helix domain-containing protein: MSTRTPRTPGARRAAPRPAAAGELPPPPRNWTTVKDAADRAGVHVATVYRWCESQEVEARRLGRSGWRVRLASDGFPLFRTERSA; the protein is encoded by the coding sequence ATGAGCACCCGAACCCCTCGCACCCCCGGCGCCCGCCGCGCCGCCCCGCGCCCCGCCGCCGCTGGCGAGCTACCTCCACCGCCGCGCAACTGGACCACCGTGAAGGACGCCGCCGACCGCGCTGGCGTCCACGTGGCCACCGTCTACCGCTGGTGTGAGTCGCAAGAGGTGGAAGCCCGCCGGCTCGGCCGGAGCGGCTGGCGTGTGCGCCTCGCCTCCGACGGCTTCCCGCTCTTCCGCACCGAGCGCTCCGCGTGA
- a CDS encoding recombinase family protein translates to MKAACYLRVSTDEQTLENQRAPLQALCEARGWEPVWYEETWSGRDDRRPELSRLREDCRRGRVRAVAVVALDRLARSARTCLRFFEDADRWGVQVVSLRESWSEADRALRDLIIHVLAFAAELEVSALRERTRVGMRRAREKGTRSGRPIGRPRLSRTQLGAAAAMVQAGESQRKAAESCGVSRRALKRHLEGLGAPQNDERAREPPGEPPDP, encoded by the coding sequence GTGAAAGCCGCGTGCTACCTGCGCGTCTCCACCGATGAGCAGACGTTGGAGAACCAGCGTGCGCCGCTCCAGGCCCTGTGCGAGGCGCGCGGCTGGGAGCCCGTCTGGTACGAGGAAACCTGGAGCGGCCGCGACGACCGGCGCCCGGAACTCAGCCGCCTGCGTGAGGACTGCCGCCGCGGCCGGGTGCGCGCCGTGGCTGTCGTCGCCCTGGACCGCCTGGCGCGCAGCGCTCGCACGTGCCTGCGCTTCTTCGAAGACGCCGACAGGTGGGGGGTGCAGGTGGTGAGCCTGCGCGAGTCCTGGAGCGAGGCGGACCGGGCCTTGAGAGACTTAATCATCCACGTGCTGGCCTTCGCCGCCGAACTCGAGGTGTCCGCCCTGCGCGAGCGCACCCGCGTGGGCATGCGGCGCGCCCGGGAGAAGGGCACCCGGAGCGGTCGCCCCATCGGCAGGCCCCGTCTCTCCCGTACCCAGCTCGGCGCCGCCGCCGCCATGGTCCAGGCGGGTGAGAGCCAGCGCAAGGCCGCCGAGAGTTGCGGCGTCTCCCGCCGGGCCCTGAAACGCCACCTGGAGGGCCTAGGCGCCCCGCAGAACGACGAAAGGGCCCGGGAGCCCCCTGGGGAGCCTCCGGACCCCTGA